A window of Solanum stenotomum isolate F172 chromosome 9, ASM1918654v1, whole genome shotgun sequence genomic DNA:
TAAATTTACAAAACTACAACAACTAGTATTTCATCAAAGATCATAGAAACCTTTATACCTTCATAAAAAGAGGAGCACAATCAGAACACTTAGGAGGTTTATGAGGGGTAGGTTTAGCCACCGGCGCAGATAAAATAGACCCATCTGATGCCATAATATACATATCCTCGTCCACCATCCTTTCCTTTTGCACCCCTAACAAAAAACCCATCAACAAAAAACTCAAACAAACAAAacccaaaaatcaaaaagtTGGGTAAGATCGTAAATGGGTTCTTCTCACCAGAAGGAGACATAACGATAAGTTGTTCGGATTTAGGAACGGATTCATCATGTACTTTAATGGTGATGCTTCCGCCGGTGCCGGAAACCCATCCCTGATTGTAGAAATGACGGCAGAGCTCAGCGATTAAGGACTTGGTCTCTTTGACCTTGTCACCTTCCAAATATGCTTGACTGGTAGTCGCCATTTTCAGAGCTCCGTTTGCAGTCAATTGGGCAGCTGATGCCGCAGCCATATTTGCTTTATTATGAAGAGAGAAGGAATAGATTCTTTTTCGGGATTTTGAGATTAATTCGTTTCgccaacaaaacaaaaaataattcgaATTTTCAATAGTCAAAATACTCcacttaattaaatttattttaaaaagagtatcatctcaaaataaataatcacatacttaatatatattattaaaaaaaattactttttgaaGTTGGAGTTAAGATAGAAGTTATATTTGAGCATAACttttacaaataatatttagtCGTTTAAATGTacttttcctttaaaaaatatgaaatttgatttaaacatgaaaaatattttaaatagggTTAATTTTATAAGAATAGAAAACATGGGgtaaatttgaaagaagtgaaaaTAAAGTTTTGGGtgtttttcaagtttcaaatatAGCCTTAGATTGTAATTGGAATTTTTATGATCAAACGCTCATTATCAAATAatgtgaagaaaaaaataaaaaattgttatgcCCAAACGAGTCTTAAATTATTGAAGATGTACTTATATATCATACTAGTTTAGTTCAATATGGAATAAGTTGGAATATCGCATTAAGTTTGAGATTATGGGTGCGTAATTGGGTAGCTGATTGAAGTTAAAATAACTATACGtacgtattattttatttatgtattaatcaGGTAAAATTTAGttattcaaatattaattcTTCAATCTTCTATTCTGCATTAAACAATTATACGAGTTTTAAATTGcaaattaaatatcatattatTAAGTGTGTCAAATTTTATACCTAACATAAACATCCTActattaaataagtaaaacataatattattattatttatgcaagatttaataatgaataaaTTAGCTCCTAATCATCTATAACGACCCCTAAATTCAATAATTTGGAGCtgagaagtattttttttttcttattgatttcacAAAATGATACTAGGAAAAAGGATCTGACGTGAATTTAGGGGTGTGcatttggtttttcggtttggattttcggtttttggttttgtaaaaatgtaacccaatccgatccaaaataaatttggtttggtttggttttcctctattcggttcggcttttttcgatttggttattcggttatgtcaataattaataacatatataaccaaagtaataatatttaatcccttaaatatactttctaatataaatcataagtaaaactttaaacacaatacttataaatatacctattatagatgtaattcaaacataaaatataaacgtaatcatcatgaaaggcaataaccaaaaagggacaaaagtggttaactccaacttaattctaagcctaaacattatatatatatatatatatatatatatatataattcggtttttttcggtttttatttttaaaatccaaaaccaaaccaaaaaaccaaacaaagtaatttattaatccaaaaccaatccgaaaaaccaaaaaaccaatccaaataaaaattcgatttgatttggtttgtttattcggtttaatccaaatagtgcacacccctagaCGTGATGATCTATGTTTCACATGTGGAAATAATAATTATCGGATTGATTTAGAAAATGGATAATAttaaatggccagaaaatttggcaaGAATTTTgccataaatttaaaaaatctataatatcctttttattttaaaataaactgatctttttttcatcttttaattaaaaggtattaaagttaaaatggtaaaaatgttcaaaaagacaaaataacATAGTGTGgaatatgttattttactatTCTAGCcaaattctgaccaaattttctgaccATTTAGcattatgttattttaccattttgTAAAATCAGGATGGAGACTGATTCTGTGTAATCAAAATTACTAAAACTAGAATGCAATAATGGTAGGTGGTTATTGTAATATGGTCAATGAATGTGGTGCAGTcgaagaatttttattttttttctttagcgGTATTTTAAGTGACATACACTAAATTAGTTGAATTTTAATGTaagtatcaaatatcaaaaataaaaaatacgtaaaaataaaataagataaggATGTTACTAGGTTAGGTgagtatatatactttttttttaaaaaaaaggcacATCATTTATGGGCCCATATGCATCAGCTCATCCAAATTGCGTGCACTTCCTACAAACGTTTTTCACGGCGTGGGTCATGTGGCACAGGACTTGTGACATTGTGAGCTAGACGCAACATTCAACCAAGTGCATCATTTTATTATATGTAATATTAGTGTTGTGGATTCACGTACCTTATATTTAGgctataaatttatttttagagttGTTCAAAATAGAATCGAAATTGATAATTCGAatagaaaaaaagttattaatttatcagtgatgggttattggtttagcggttttgacttttgatgacggttttgattttctttttgttattgggttatcggttcttAACGATTTGAGGTTTTTTCTAAACGAGTTAACCGATAACctaatagtaaattaaataattatatttataccattttgtatataaagtctTTGACTTAAAGTTGGAtttcctacttttatttctGGTTGTCTCAAACTCTTACttattctacaatgtaaaagtgtttgcttttgagcaaggtataacttgtgaactcatgtgcatggttcatttggtttgttaccttgtttctaagtgattttcaatgattttttttgtgtcaaatcttaacggttaaaccgataaccgaaccaataacaattaataaCTGATAAGGCAATATCTTAATAGTTCTATAATGGTTTAGCATCTCTACAAACTGATAATCAATAAGTCAAaccaataaacttcaaaatcgaaccaaatcaACCGATACGCAATCCTATTTGCCCTACAACTTGCAAGGGCGGAATTAGACTTGTTACATCAGGGGCGCGGACCTACGTAGGATCAACTGGGTTCATATGAATCCAtttcattgaaaaataatattatatataatgaatttttgaaattatatagatatatattaaattttgactcCATTTATACAAGTGCAACACTAGCCTAGGGGTTCAGATTTTTCCAAAACAGCTGAATTTGAATCTGGTTATCAACATTTAAGCCTCAAttcattttgaatatttaaaagtatatatttattttttatatcttgAACATACTTAGTGAAAATTCTGGATCTGCCATTGTGATATTGTCTCGGAGATAGAGGGCAACATTTGCACCattttattatatatcatattgGTGTTGTGGATTCCATTTTACgtatcaatttgtttgtttgtctgattttaatttgatatagagttttaaaaagtgaagaatttttttttaatcttatgatcttaaactaaagatatttAGAATATACCAAAATGTCAATCAAACGAATGTTATatgaaaagttagaattaaagaattgttaaaaaagaaaaagacattcttttttcaaacatattaaaaaaagaaagtacgacaaacaaattaaaacatatgaatattacatatcaaattaaaaaatgaagaagaaatataCGGAGAATctgtaaatatattatttcaccAATTTACAAATTCTTCACCATCAATGAATCATCTTCAAATGATGGCACAAAAGTACACAATGTAAACATCATGAAAGgaagttaaaataatatatggaaTGGACAAACAAAATCTTCTTAATTAGCAAATTTATATCCATTCCATGTTTAtgttagtatatatatattatgtatatatatatatatatatatatagtcgcAATTAAATGACGAAATGTTCACCGAGTATTtattagtttatatattttttattttttttgcgaTGATcgcaaaaaatcatttttattccTTGGTTGCCTGGTACATTCATAATGTACCATGCAACCGGAATAAAACATAACGTTTTTAACGACGTTGGCATCTGGTGATTTTGCTGCAGCCGCGTCTATAAGGCCGAATCTTCTGCATGCGGGTGCACTGGTAGTAAGATGCGCCACGTCGGTCACAGGGGATGGCGTTCTTCGACATCGCCCTGTAACTGATGTGGTCCTGACTATTGAGGGCCCTACGGGCTGACTCTGTCGGCATCATcatttcttcatcatcaaaCAATGTGTCCCCGATACGACCTGCAGTCATCAATTCATCAAGGCCACCACCAGAACTGTGGCCAAGTGTATTGACTGCAGGGTCGTTGAAgtaggaggaggaggaggagaacgAGGACTCTGCAACCATGGCGAATGCCAGGGTGGCAAGGAGCATGAAAACAAAGATTGGTCGAGTGGCCATCTTGAGGAATTGATGTGAGTAATGCGACTCttgttgtttgtttgtttaattttatatttttgtgagattttttttttgttgtttttgcccTTCCTTTAGAATGAAAACATGAGGGGAAAAGGAGGTTAAAAGGATGGGTGAAATGTGAAAgtgaaatgaagaagaaataagGTAAAGCTTATTGTGGAGACATGAGAAATGGTTTGTGGTGGAGATATTTTAGGTTAAAAACTTGTGGTTTGTGGcatttgaattttttgtgaCAAAGAGTAATTCACGTATTTACGTACATAATAAGAAGTTATGGTGCATATATGCATGGTTTCTCAATATGCAATTTGtttgattattgtatttttgtgcaatgataatttattttaattattactcCTTCCGTCTCATATTAGATGGACACTTTCTATTTTACACGATagttaagaaatcattaatagtttgatcaattttactattttgccttttttctcttgaaaaaagaaataaacttccaaaggtcatattaattgtaggagtaaaat
This region includes:
- the LOC125876071 gene encoding rapid alkalinization factor-like translates to MATRPIFVFMLLATLAFAMVAESSFSSSSSYFNDPAVNTLGHSSGGGLDELMTAGRIGDTLFDDEEMMMPTESARRALNSQDHISYRAMSKNAIPCDRRGASYYQCTRMQKIRPYRRGCSKITRCQRR